The genome window TTTACGGTTAAGCTGCAAGATGTAAAGACGGCGTTTTGCGGAATACGAATTGCAAGAGGGTCAAATTTAACACTTTGAGTAAAttgcttagtatgaaaaactttgttagtTTTAGAACTATCTTACAGAGTGTGTCTTTTTTACCATATGCGAAGGCCCCtagtaatatatatgtacatctaTATATTTGTAACTGCTTAAAAGTTGTTAACACTGTTGTTGGTATGTTGCAACTATTCGCATCCATTACATGTGTCAAGCGTTTATCGCTATCGATAAGCCAACACCGAAAGACAGATGAAGAggcagacagaaagagagagatggagattGAGAGACAGGGAAATGTTGTCAATGCTGTTTTCCCAGCTATCCCATGCCCATTATCAAAACTTGAACGCGACAACTTCCTTTCCACTTCCCACAACAACTTCAACTcgtttcttttcatttctttttttctctgagtgtgtaaatgttgttgttgttgttaatgccGGCAACGCTTTTGAGCATCTTCGCGTCTAGCGTTGACGTTGCTGGTGACGTAACTAGTAATGTGATGTGATCAGGTAACCGGTTCAACGCATCGCAATcgttttgctttaaaattttcaacactTTTCTCGCAAttcataaaaacatatatatatttaaatatcagcTAAAGATTTCCGGTAATTACTCGTCAAAAGTTATCGATAACTGGTAACTCACACGAACTAcgaataatttttatgttattataaaaacaaagaaaaagatGAATACAATTTAAGGTAAGAAAATTATGGATGACAAAAGGAATCAtacattacaaaatttatctaatttaattatttattttttaattacaatattccTAGTTCCAAATTTAATGGTACCCAATTTTCATTCCTAAATTTTCGTAATCttagtaatatttttcgaaattcgTATAGGAATCCGATAACTTTGGCTTATGCCACTGGAAACGCATTAAAAATTCCCGTTCACATGAAGGGTAATTTCAAATCGAAGACCGTCTTTGTAGTTCTAGtccaaaataaaacttgttaGTCCGGCAGTTAGATTTATATAGATCTTATAATGTGATTGTCTCTAATTGTCAACTGGTTTGACGGGCCAAGTTCTACTTTGTCTTTGCTACGAGtatcatttaaatgtttttttttttttttttgctttggcatttgttttaattattaattctgGCTCTACACTGAGCGACAAgcaaattaaaccaaaatcAAGCAACcgatttcaatatttgtttaaattatggagacttgaataatttaaacaattatttaagtcAATTACAATAAATCGTTAAttcaaacttgatttttatttgattttaaattgaattacgGGATTTCAAAAGCTAACATGCACGTTATTAAAAAGTGCGATTTATTGATCAGTGTAAGTACACAGTATCTCGAAGTCGTGCCTTCTGGACTCGACTtgcaaatagtttttatttttctcagtgtagtCAACGCTGACTCAATTGccaataagaaaaaaagcaaaagtattAAACTGGCACTTGATCTGCATGCCAAATGAGCTTCAGAGTGCTATGGTCACCCTGTTACCCACCTAACCACCCTATCTCCCTCCACCACCCCTCGGCAACCCACCTTCCACACcacagtaaatttaattagagcAGAAAGCGACAAATCTTTTAACTTAGCCTTCAGTAAACCAGTAATTCAACTGGATTTCAAATTGGCAAGAACAAAAGAGTTGGCAACGCGATTTAAGTCGACTTGACTTGAGTTCCAATTGGTTTCCAATTGCTATCCAGTTGCTGTGGAATTTTTGAAAGTAAAAGCTTTGTGCAGAGTAACACGCAATGAGAAGGTTGCGCTAattaaatgcacacacacacaatatgtTAAGTGTGACCAAATCTACAAAATGTAGTTGCCAATTTAGCCATTTTAAAATAGGAATTTTTTAAGGGCCTTAAAAGTGTTTTGGGCAAAGTGTTTTAAAGTAAGGGAAAACACTCAAATCAAAGGTTGCGCTAATTACTCAACGAACTATTTGAAGTGTGACCAGATCTATGAAAAGTGTACTATTTCCACTGTAgccaatttagctatttttttagaaatttattaaacgcataaaaaagtgttttaaagTAAAGTTAAAACTTACATCTAGAAGAAGGTTGCGCTTTTTAAATGCATACACTATTCAAAGTGTGACCAGTGCTATGAAAAGTGTAGCTTGCCCACTGCAGCcagtttagctattttttaaaaaatattttaagcgcctttaaagtattttaagcaattattatGGACCTTACATGTGttttaaagtaaagaaaaacacTTCCACCAATGAGAAGGTATTCAAAGTGTGACCATATCTATGAAAAGCGTAGCTTGCCCACTACAGCCAATTACCTATTTTTTAGAGATTTTGTAAGAGccttcaaattgatttaaactacaaaaaatcattaaaatcaatCAGAAAGTTGcacttattaaatttacacaCCATTTAATGTGTGACCAGATCTATGGAAGGTATAGCTTGTTCACGGTAATCAAtttagctgtttttttttttagcaatttttaaattaattaattaaattaaattacaaattttcgccattttttgtaattttttaccCCCAAAGTTGTCTTTATATCACTTTCTTCAAATTTGCCTATTTTGAAGCACTTACCACAGGCAACTATTGCCAGGAACAGGACGCTGCTCAGTTGCACTCGTTGCATTTTGGCggtaaattccaaaaaaaaaaaatcaaacaaaccaaacccaaaaaaaatagaaatactaTCACAACAAACGTAatagcaattaaattaaaagtgttaTTGATTGAAACACATTCACGTCGACAAAACGgcgttatttaaattttgaaattgaaattccgCTGCAGACGTTTAACGTTTTAACGGTTACGCGTTCCAAACTCAACTGAAAAGATTTATACCGCGctcaagaagaagaagaagcagaagtaACAGTGCCaacgacgacagcaacaaaattcaaaaaaccaaaaaaaaaaaaaacgttttgcaaaggtttttttttggttttgtttttcgagtttgtatttgcttttgcGTTTGCGCGTTTTtcgtatttgaatttgttgatttGCGGGCGGTTGTGGGGAAATGTGGTGACTGCATACCTGCCTACAATATGCATCAGAGTTGCCAACAAGTTGTAccaaaaaaaagctaagcttTTCAGAGccacaaattattttgcaatttgcaatacAAATCAGTTGTACgacatttttacattttttaaatgtttaaaattaaaacaaaacaaaattgtcatataaaagtactttaaagaaattacttgaaCCTTCTGCCtaaatacatttcaacgaacataagatacccttttacttagtttttaaGTAACAGTTATAAAATTGGATAGTGAGAGTTATACGGATAAGAACAGCAGTTCACTTAAAATATCATCAAGAAATTGATTGTTTTCTTCATTGATCCACTCGTCAGTATATCCAGCTTCCTTAAATAAatgattcaaattaaaatatttatttttgtgcaatctctacatacattttattctggcttggttatttcttaaatgttattgtataatgtgtttgaaaatctgaaatttcaatttgagaaTTCTGATTTAAGgacaaaaaagtttattaaagagataaattttttttaaatcatgttttttttaaatattttttatttagtttcatcaaattaaaaaattataatttgaaataacataatttttttaaattaaatttcgagtgtttttgtgtaatttttgcgGAAGCAATTATCGCACAAGATAATACAAGAACAAAAAGATGTGTAATAAAAGAATTTGTTACGATATCCAATGAAacattttcttcttatttaaaaacactcgatatttgcaactcgaaCTATttttttccgatatatcgaacGCTCGATACTTATTCTGCTcgattttcaatatataaaacttaaaccAAAGTTAGCATTTTACATACTTCGCTTGCTTAagccaaaaaaagacaaatccAATAAAAAGCTAGTTTTGGCGCAAAAAAGGTCAAGTGTGGCAACCATGGTTGTCACTGGCGATTGATCGAGCAATTTTGGTATAAATACGAAATGCAAAACGTGATttggttgtcgttgttgttttcgtttttgatGTTGtgattgcttttgttgtggttttgtGTTTGCGTTTGAGATTGAAAGTAAAAGGCAAAGCTCAAGCAGCTCGTAAGCTTCATTCATTATTATTGCAGTCGGCTTGCCTCGGGCTTCTGTTCGTGTGTTTGTGCTTAAGCTCTCGTGTCTTTGCTTTGCCTTTGCTTTCGTTCGTCTTGCCGATTACCGTTACATTGTTAACTATTGcaaaactgttgttgttgctgttgttttggtAAGCTGACTGTCTGCTTCGTCGATTGCATAACGAACAGAGACCAAATGCTGTCGCCATCTCtttcgctgtcgctgcctctgccgctgtcgcCGTCTTGCACTTTTGCCAGATGGGCAAAACTGTTTTGCCGCCATGCTTGCCACCAGGGATCCaaaccattatcaaaatgacattccattcgAAAATTGGTTCAgctttgacaaagctatgagagttcgaagttggtcagacttaggATGCatccactttacaagtaaaaatttttgttcaatttcacatgattttttacaagaaaataaaagttctcagaatcaagtttaaagtgttttcttatactaattactatataaggagctgattaaaagtgaaaacttgagattcaaaattttaaattttcaaaatatcaaaggggggacccttaggatCGAACCAAAgattttgagaaaaataattttttttacaaaattaataaattttgaatgtagaatgaatttagaggccaaaccattatcaaaattacattccattcgaaaatcggctcagttttgacaaagttacgaGAGCtagaagttggtcagactgtgCATCCgtccactttacaagtcaaaatttttgttcaatttcacatgattttttacaagaaaataaaagttctcagaatcaagtttaaagtgtttttttatactaattacgatataaggagttaattaaaagtgaaaacttgagatttaaaattttgaattttcaaaattccaaaggggggacccttaggatCGAACCAAAGAttttgaggaaaataattttttttacaaaattaataaattttgaatgtagagtgaattaagaggccaaaccattatcaaaatgacattccattcgaaaatcggttcagtttttacaaagttatgagacttcgaagttggtcagacttaggACTTAGTCCActttaaagtcaaaatttttgttcaatttcacatgattttttacaagaaaataaaagtgaggaaaataatttttttttacaaaattaataaattttgaatgtagaatgaatttaaaggccaaaccattatcaaaatgacattccattcgaaaatcggttcagtttttacaaagttatgagacttcgaagttggtcagacttaggACTTAGTCCActttaaagtcaaaatttttgttcaatttcacatgattttttacaagaaagtaaaagttctcagaatcaagttaaaagtatttttttatactaattacgatataaggagctgattaaaagtgaaaacttgagatttaaaattttcaaaatatcaaaggggggacccttaggatCGAACCAAAgattttgagaaaaataattttttatacaaaattaattaaatttgaatgcagaatgaattaagaggccaaaccatgataaaaatgacattccctatgaaaatcggttcagttttgataaagttatgaaagctCGAGGCTGGTGACATTTTTGATCTGGGCAATTTTCaagtcaaaaatgttttttctattgaaataatttattactaGTTCAAAAGTCATATTTTTGATCTAGGCAATTTTCAAGCCTAAATGTTTTTTctactaaaataataattaactacTAGTAAAATAaggatttttttatttttgctataatatttatgcCTTAAATGCAGCGCAAAAAGACATGGAactttattgcttttattttgttgttttagaataaaaaaaactattaaacttttcaaaatctgcaagaaatatcattaaattGGCCAAGCTTGCAACACTGGTTTCGAAGATAAGCCAGTTTCTGGATTTCAGacttcattttgtttgttggttaTGGAATGTTGAGCTCTAAAATAGTGTATCAAAGTTTCGGTGCTTTACAGACGGCATTTTCTTAGCCCATAAGCAATTAATGGCCATTGTGTTGGGTTGACAAAGGGTTAATAAAGCTTACTTTGCCCCGTAATTATCAACTGTCATTAATCGTATGATGCCAAGACGCtggagagagaaagggagagtgCGAAAGAGAAGAAATGGAGTCGAGCAACGAAGATTAGCAACAAATCGATTTGTCCTCAATTCGTCTGGCAAAACAGAGAAACAgcgaagagaaagagagaaaaaaaaaacacaattttgcataatttcaaGTCTTGTTATTTAATCGAATGAgtttgcaaatgaaaatgaatggtgtgaatataattatgaatatgTTACATATATGTTCAATAAGTGCGATCGATCCGATCATAACAGTTCACTTATGCGGTATAAATAGCGCTTAACAGTAAAGTTATaagagaaaagaaattaaGTAATAAAGTTCAGATCATTTGAAattagaatagaatagaaaagtgtagaaaagaaaaaaattgactttagTAAGATAGAAAGTATGgaattatgaaaaaaagacGGTTTATAGATAAATTCCAAATATCaagaaaatattagaaaaagcagagaattaaaaataaaatacgtaGAAAATAGTAAATAGTTGAAAATGTAGAGAGATGCATTCGAAAAGTTAAAGGAACAGAAGAATATACAGATAGTTTTAGTTGAGGATATAATATCAAGAGAATATAGCtgtgaattttaaaaagatcTTAAAAAAGTagaacaactacaaaaatatgtaGAGAGAGACATTcgaaaagttaaaaaacagaagaatatagagaattttttttatcaaaaagacAGTCAAGGATATAAATGAAagaataaaagataaaaaaaattcgaaatatatagaaaatactttaaaaaaagttgaaaatttaaaaaagatcttaaaaaagttgaaaaataaataaaaatgaagagaaagacatttaaaaagttaaaaaaaacaaaagaatataTAGGAAATAAGCAGAAAAATTCAGATAAATGTTAAAGAAACCgagaatatatatagttttatcaaaacagtttattttttgtttgtttttgttagtaATATAGTAATTAATAGTTGAGATTATAGAGGAAATATATACACAACGATTTGGAAAGTATTCATAGAGTTAGAAATAGGACAGAGACAGCTTAAAAAAAGTCGAACAAAGTAAAGTAAGATAAAGaaagagttttataaaaaatatgaaaagtggAAAACAGAGTAACGagtgaaattataaaatagaaTTGAGAAACTAGATTTTGCAAAGTAGCGAGTAACGAGTGACGAATcgaataatgaaaattaagtaACGCTATAGGAAATAGGCTAGAAACTActagtttttagttttagtgACTACGAAGCGCGTGTCTTTCAAGGATCTGTCCAagtttgtgtgtatttcttttgtttctgAAGTTTTGGCAATAGAGATATACATGTGGATAGCTGTAGTAGACGCGCGCGGTGAGGAAAgagaattttttgtatatcgGCGGGTGGCAAGCAGCCAATTTTAGTGCTTAATTATCTTCCACGCTCTCCTTGTACCAATTCTCACAACCGGGCACATTCTCGGGCGCATCGCACATCTCGGTAACATCGTTGTAGACCTCGCCCAGCTGACATCCCAAATCCCGGGGATCCTCATTGTTCAGGCACACGTAGAACTTCTGGCAATCCATGGGATGGGGATACTTGGGATGGGTTACCACCTGACCACGCACATCCATCTTTGGATGATCCTTGGGACAGGAGAAGCCGCTCTCtgatttttctaaaaaaaaaaacgataggtagaaaaacacaattattaataaacaatatttttttaaaaataaattatttttttatattaatattattcaccgatatttaaaaacgttatttttagctttacctccctttttatttgctttgcaaAACATGGTTTCTTAGATAAAAAAGTcccttatatttttttattgcctttttttttgcaataatatttttcatatcaaatatcacaaaataatgaaaacataaataataataatgaaaaaagtaaagtaaaaataatattcgttTAGATACGAACAGAATACGTGTACGTATTATCGATATTTTGTTAagactattatttttaattttcaaaattaattgaaatgaaaaataactatgatatttcaatattttatattaaaattaaaccaaatctctcgttttcaatttttatttgaaaaatcgaAAGTAAAAGTTGTTATTCAATGTTAATTATGGTTTTATGTGGTCTTTAAGGAAATGTGATGTATCATATGATAGGTTTTGAGACACACATCATGAAtgttattagattttaaaagTACAACACTTgacttaaaagatttttacattcaaattttattttttaagttatttttagtttttattacaaaaattaaaaaaaaaaaatttatttaaaaaattgaaaaaaaaagttgttatgTCAGGAAATTCGGAGGTACTTACTCTCTGGATCGCCACAGCCCTCACGCTTGGCAGTATCGGGCCACACACAGGTACCGGAGTACTCGTCGAAGTGGAGACCGACGGTACACTTCATTTCCAGGGCATCGCCATTAATGCAGTTGTAGAAAATATTGCAGACACTCGCCTCTGGATGGGCAAAGAAGCCGTTTTGTCTCGGACAGAACTTGGTGGATTTGGGCTCCTCTaatgaattacaaaaaaaaaaaaaggattgaCAATTAAGTAGGCTTTTCTTAGGATTGTAGCATAAGTCTTGAATACTTACGCAACTCTGTGCGATCCTCACAGTCCACATTGAAGGGCTGATCGCATTTGTTGATCTTGCGATTGAGGGGATCAAAGACGAGGCCATCGGGACAAAGTTTCGCCTGGGCAACGCCATCTTCACACACATAATATTTATCGCATTGCTCCTCATCCGGAAACTGACCTTTCGGTTTCGGGCACTCGAAATTAACTGCCgatccagctccagctccagctgaACGTTAAAGAAAAAAGCGAGAAAagtgagaaaaataaataagttcatTAAACTTGTACACGTTTGTTTCCTTGTTTGAAAAGTGTAACAAAAATAGTCGATCGACAAATAATCGATCGTTGGTAGacaacagtgttgccagaaaaaccatttttcaatcaaagctaactttttgcaatttgtctaaaaatatctaaaataacAGACTGTGgaaattcttctttttttttttgtgtatcaaaaatttaactatctataatttttttccctttcccttttttctctttatatcttgttgtttttagtcCAACTACAGGAAAAGGTCTAACAATCAAGCAGcgaaaatttttgatttttagggatgtatttttgtacatttacaaatacatatgttggGCTTGACATAATGATAATGAACTATCTTgatctttttgttttagttttttttagatatgttGCTTCTCAATAGTTGGAACAGCTTTtttcatgtgaaatctgactTTTTCAGCTAGTTTTTGCTTCTtcaaagttggcaacactggttgcaaacacaacaacaaaaagccgCATTAAGGTTTTTCCTGTTTTCAACCGCAGTCGA of Drosophila innubila isolate TH190305 chromosome X, UK_Dinn_1.0, whole genome shotgun sequence contains these proteins:
- the LOC117793859 gene encoding protein obstructor-E; its protein translation is MKLFLCAIAVTLCVAATTGAGAGSAVNFECPKPKGQFPDEEQCDKYYVCEDGVAQAKLCPDGLVFDPLNRKINKCDQPFNVDCEDRTELQEPKSTKFCPRQNGFFAHPEASVCNIFYNCINGDALEMKCTVGLHFDEYSGTCVWPDTAKREGCGDPEKKSESGFSCPKDHPKMDVRGQVVTHPKYPHPMDCQKFYVCLNNEDPRDLGCQLGEVYNDVTEMCDAPENVPGCENWYKESVEDN